One region of Pyramidobacter sp. YE332 genomic DNA includes:
- a CDS encoding nucleoside phosphorylase, protein MVNAWKSSADAPEMEGRQYHIQCAPGDVASYVLLPGDPGRADVIAATWDERRFVAANREHRTFTGTTGGAPVSVTSTGMGGPSTAIAVEELLRVGADTFIRLGTCGVIQEDIACGDLIVNTAAVRHDGASNLYVEDRYPAAADHEVTLALIEACEELDLTYHVGLTCSTGSFHCGQGRPGYRGYRQSFFENVVEDLRRARVLNFEMEAATLFTMGNLYGFRSGCLCVAVANRVTDEMVSSPLEPAMAACNRAVQILCVRDAKKRAAGKKYWTPRLG, encoded by the coding sequence ATGGTGAATGCGTGGAAATCCAGCGCCGACGCGCCGGAGATGGAGGGGCGGCAGTACCACATCCAGTGCGCGCCCGGCGACGTGGCGTCTTATGTGCTTCTGCCCGGCGATCCCGGCCGCGCCGACGTGATCGCCGCAACGTGGGACGAGCGGCGTTTCGTCGCCGCCAACCGCGAGCACCGCACGTTCACGGGAACGACCGGCGGCGCGCCCGTTTCCGTCACTTCCACGGGCATGGGCGGTCCATCGACTGCCATCGCCGTGGAAGAATTGCTCCGCGTCGGCGCCGACACGTTCATCCGCCTCGGCACCTGCGGCGTCATCCAGGAAGACATCGCCTGCGGCGATCTGATCGTCAACACGGCGGCGGTGCGTCACGACGGGGCCAGCAACCTGTACGTGGAAGACCGTTACCCGGCCGCCGCCGATCACGAGGTGACGCTGGCGCTGATCGAGGCCTGCGAGGAACTCGACCTGACGTATCACGTGGGGCTCACCTGCTCCACCGGCTCGTTCCACTGCGGGCAGGGGCGCCCCGGTTACCGCGGCTACCGGCAGTCGTTTTTCGAAAACGTCGTCGAGGACCTACGCCGCGCCCGCGTGCTCAATTTCGAGATGGAGGCGGCCACGCTTTTCACGATGGGCAATCTGTACGGCTTCCGCAGCGGCTGCCTCTGCGTGGCCGTGGCCAACCGCGTCACCGACGAGATGGTCTCGTCGCCGCTCGAACCGGCCATGGCCGCCTGCAACCGGGCGGTCCAGATCCTCTGCGTCCGCGACGCGAAAAAACGCGCCGCCGGCAAAAAATACTGGACGCCGCGGCTCGGGTAA
- a CDS encoding homocysteine S-methyltransferase family protein, with translation MMKEFDHVVMFDGAMGTMLQKKGLKLREIPESLNVSRPELIESIHREYFAAGSDFVQTNTFGANPYKLEGTGYGTEQVIEAAAKIARRAADAFSGKGILLDIGPSGRAMAPVGDADFDEIYGSVARQVRAGAELCDGILLETFTDLLEAKASALAALENSDKPVFLTMSFQEDGRTFFGTPVEAMIMTFEGLGLSGLGVNCSLGPAQLAPIVKKLTARSRVPVIVQPNAGLPVVRDGVSGWDVSPAEFADWLGQFVGWGAAFVGGCCGTTPEFLAAANDAIGNRRLRPRKVAPLRGVCSATRVEPFDRSVVIGERLNPTGKKRLKQALYEHDLDYVVLEAQKQKEQGAGVLDVNVGLPDVDEPAMLREVVTELQGAVDLPLQLDSANAAALEAAARRYAGKPLLNSVSGKESSLAAVLPVAKKYGACVLGLCLDDGGIPQTAEARLAVARKIVGRAAALGIPKDDVFIDCLTLTASAQQDLALETIKAVRLVGERLAVKTTLGVSNVSFGLPRRPLINRTMLAAALANGLSAAIVNPGERNVQETLAAWRVLSAQDRDAKEYIDYCAVNPEETASAPRAAAVSDRGKFSGGLGEAVARGLKDEARACAAELVKERPPLEIIEKTLIPALDAVGRDYEAQRIYLPQLIKSADAAKAALEVVKAVLAGGQSGVPRSGPKVIVATVYGDVHDIGKNIVKVIMENYNFDVIDLGKDVSADAIVAAVKETGAAVVGLSALMTTTVASMKEAIAALRRECPEVRVIVGGAVLTPDLARHVGADRYARDAMDTVRAAEEFLSQK, from the coding sequence AGAATTTGATCATGTCGTCATGTTCGACGGCGCCATGGGCACGATGCTTCAGAAAAAAGGCCTGAAGCTCCGCGAGATTCCCGAAAGCCTGAACGTGAGCCGGCCGGAACTGATCGAGTCGATCCATCGCGAATACTTCGCGGCCGGCAGCGATTTTGTGCAGACCAACACGTTCGGCGCCAATCCGTACAAGCTCGAGGGAACGGGGTATGGAACGGAACAGGTCATCGAGGCGGCCGCGAAGATCGCGCGCCGTGCCGCGGACGCTTTTTCCGGCAAAGGGATCCTGCTCGACATCGGCCCTTCGGGGCGCGCCATGGCTCCCGTCGGCGACGCCGATTTCGACGAGATCTACGGATCGGTGGCCCGTCAGGTGCGCGCCGGCGCGGAACTGTGCGACGGCATCCTGCTCGAGACCTTCACCGATCTGCTGGAGGCGAAGGCTTCCGCGCTGGCGGCGCTGGAGAACAGCGACAAGCCGGTGTTTTTGACCATGAGCTTTCAGGAGGACGGACGCACGTTTTTCGGCACGCCCGTGGAAGCCATGATCATGACTTTCGAGGGGCTGGGCCTGTCGGGACTGGGCGTGAACTGTTCGCTGGGGCCGGCCCAGCTGGCGCCGATCGTGAAAAAACTGACCGCTCGTTCGCGAGTGCCGGTCATCGTCCAGCCCAACGCCGGCCTGCCGGTCGTGCGCGACGGCGTTTCCGGATGGGACGTGAGCCCCGCCGAGTTCGCGGACTGGCTCGGGCAGTTCGTCGGTTGGGGAGCGGCTTTTGTCGGCGGCTGCTGCGGCACCACGCCGGAATTTCTGGCCGCCGCCAATGACGCGATCGGAAACCGCCGCCTGCGTCCGCGCAAGGTCGCGCCTCTGCGCGGCGTATGCAGCGCCACGCGCGTCGAACCGTTCGACCGCAGCGTGGTCATCGGCGAGCGCCTCAATCCCACGGGCAAGAAGCGACTCAAACAGGCGCTGTACGAGCACGATCTCGACTACGTCGTGCTCGAGGCGCAGAAGCAAAAAGAACAAGGCGCCGGGGTGCTCGACGTCAACGTGGGACTGCCCGACGTCGACGAGCCGGCCATGCTCCGGGAAGTCGTCACGGAGCTTCAGGGCGCCGTCGATCTGCCGCTGCAGCTCGACTCGGCCAACGCCGCGGCGCTGGAAGCGGCCGCCCGGCGCTACGCGGGAAAGCCGCTGCTGAATTCCGTCAGCGGCAAAGAGTCCAGTCTCGCCGCCGTGCTGCCTGTGGCGAAAAAATACGGCGCCTGCGTGCTTGGCCTCTGCCTTGACGACGGCGGCATCCCCCAGACGGCGGAAGCGCGGCTCGCCGTGGCGCGGAAAATCGTCGGCCGCGCCGCGGCGCTGGGCATCCCCAAAGACGACGTTTTTATCGACTGTCTGACGCTGACCGCCTCCGCGCAGCAGGATCTGGCGCTGGAAACGATCAAGGCCGTGCGCCTGGTCGGCGAGCGCCTTGCCGTCAAAACGACGCTGGGCGTGAGCAACGTTTCCTTCGGCCTGCCGCGCCGCCCGCTGATCAACCGGACGATGCTGGCCGCGGCGCTGGCGAACGGACTCAGCGCCGCCATCGTCAATCCCGGCGAGAGGAACGTGCAGGAGACGCTGGCCGCCTGGCGGGTGCTCAGCGCTCAGGACCGCGACGCCAAAGAATATATCGATTACTGCGCCGTCAATCCCGAAGAGACGGCGTCCGCTCCGCGTGCCGCCGCCGTTTCGGATCGGGGAAAGTTTTCCGGCGGCCTCGGCGAAGCGGTCGCCCGCGGTCTGAAAGACGAAGCCCGCGCCTGCGCTGCCGAGCTCGTCAAAGAACGGCCGCCGCTCGAGATCATCGAGAAAACGCTGATCCCCGCGCTCGACGCCGTGGGACGCGATTACGAGGCGCAGAGAATCTATCTGCCGCAGCTGATAAAATCGGCCGACGCCGCGAAGGCGGCCCTCGAAGTGGTGAAGGCCGTGCTGGCCGGCGGTCAGAGCGGCGTCCCCCGCAGCGGTCCCAAAGTCATCGTCGCGACGGTCTACGGCGACGTGCACGACATCGGCAAGAACATCGTCAAGGTGATCATGGAAAATTACAATTTCGACGTGATCGATCTTGGCAAGGACGTGTCCGCGGATGCCATCGTGGCCGCCGTCAAGGAGACGGGGGCTGCGGTGGTCGGCCTCAGCGCGCTGATGACCACCACGGTCGCCAGCATGAAAGAAGCGATCGCCGCGCTGCGGCGCGAGTGTCCGGAAGTGCGCGTCATCGTCGGCGGCGCGGTGCTCACGCCCGATCTGGCCCGCCACGTCGGCGCCGACCGTTACGCCCGCGACGCCATGGATACCGTGCGCGCGGCGGAAGAGTTCCTGTCGCAAAAATAA